From the Brevibacillus choshinensis genome, one window contains:
- a CDS encoding bifunctional transcriptional activator/DNA repair enzyme AdaA: METASTNQHQLTDEKWQAIIHNDASYDGSFFYAVKTTRIFCRPSCKSKAPNKENVRIFANPQQALTAKFRPCKRCKPTGQRLPDREWVEQITQYIDEHFRERLTLESLAEECHGSPYHLHRTFKRIKGVTPVEYVQQTRIQAAQEMLVHTDHSIAEIASSVGMQNTPYFMTLFKKMTGRTPTEYRQFTHNLPSAEVFVHEK; this comes from the coding sequence ATGGAAACAGCAAGTACCAATCAACATCAGCTGACGGATGAAAAATGGCAGGCAATAATCCACAATGACGCTTCGTATGATGGGAGCTTCTTCTACGCGGTCAAGACTACTCGCATCTTTTGCAGGCCGTCTTGCAAGTCCAAAGCACCGAATAAGGAAAATGTGCGTATCTTCGCGAATCCGCAGCAAGCTCTTACCGCCAAATTTCGTCCATGTAAACGATGCAAGCCGACAGGTCAACGTTTGCCTGACAGGGAGTGGGTGGAGCAAATCACCCAGTACATCGATGAGCATTTCCGAGAGAGGCTAACGCTCGAGAGCTTGGCAGAGGAATGCCATGGCAGTCCGTACCATTTGCATCGCACCTTCAAACGAATCAAGGGAGTCACTCCGGTCGAGTACGTGCAGCAAACGAGGATCCAAGCGGCACAGGAGATGCTCGTTCATACAGACCATTCGATTGCGGAGATCGCCTCGTCGGTAGGTATGCAAAACACGCCGTATTTCATGACTTTATTCAAAAAAATGACAGGGCGTACCCCTACAGAGTATCGCCAATTTACTCATAATCTACCGTCTGCGGAGGTGTTTGTTCATGAAAAATGA
- a CDS encoding methylated-DNA--[protein]-cysteine S-methyltransferase, producing MKNEKKRELYWTWLSYEGWNLYMAATSRGLCFVGSQDQPWDELAQWASQRFPGSTLVRDDERLQPYVAPLIEYLRGERESFDIALDVHGTPFQLAVWEALCQIPFGQTRTYSEIATQIQRPAAVRAVGAAIGANPVLIAVPCHRVIGKNGALTGYRGGMEMKEVLLQIEQVETRAQRRPLRA from the coding sequence ATGAAAAATGAAAAGAAACGGGAATTGTACTGGACATGGCTGAGCTATGAGGGCTGGAATCTGTACATGGCAGCGACCTCAAGAGGCTTATGCTTCGTCGGTTCCCAGGATCAGCCGTGGGACGAACTGGCTCAGTGGGCCAGTCAGCGCTTCCCTGGCAGCACGCTGGTACGTGATGATGAGAGGCTGCAGCCGTACGTTGCGCCGTTGATCGAATACCTTCGCGGTGAGAGAGAAAGCTTTGACATTGCTCTCGATGTTCACGGCACGCCTTTTCAGCTCGCTGTCTGGGAGGCACTTTGCCAGATTCCTTTTGGGCAGACACGGACTTACTCCGAAATCGCGACGCAGATTCAAAGGCCTGCGGCGGTGCGTGCGGTAGGAGCAGCGATCGGAGCCAATCCTGTATTGATTGCTGTGCCGTGCCATCGGGTGATCGGAAAAAATGGTGCACTGACTGGCTATCGTGGCGGGATGGAAATGAAAGAAGTCCTGCTCCAGATCGAACAGGTAGAGACGCGTGCCCAGAGGAGGCCATTGCGTGCCTGA
- a CDS encoding 2OG-Fe(II) oxygenase yields MMDRIAALDWENLQQMLDEQGYAVLPPLLGAEECQKMIETYEQPPLFRSTIDMARYRFGMGEYKYYSAPLPDLLQELRKGFYPQLAIAANRWLNQLGREAIYPAGLSEFLDHCHQHGQSRPTPLILKYEAGGYNCLHQDLYGDVFFPFQVVFVLNQKEKDYTGGEFLLVEQRPRAQSRGHVLSLEQGAGLIFPTQHRPVAGARGYYKTTLRHGVSTITSGTRYSLGIIFHDAK; encoded by the coding sequence ATGATGGATCGAATCGCCGCACTTGACTGGGAGAATCTGCAACAAATGCTGGACGAACAAGGCTATGCGGTACTGCCGCCCTTGCTAGGCGCTGAGGAATGCCAGAAAATGATAGAGACGTATGAACAGCCACCCCTTTTTCGTAGCACGATCGATATGGCCAGATATCGCTTCGGAATGGGAGAATATAAATACTATTCTGCGCCGTTGCCGGATTTACTCCAGGAGCTGCGTAAAGGATTCTACCCTCAGCTGGCGATAGCTGCGAATCGTTGGCTGAATCAGCTCGGACGAGAAGCGATCTATCCGGCTGGCTTGTCAGAATTTCTCGATCATTGCCACCAGCACGGACAATCACGTCCGACACCGCTGATCTTAAAGTACGAAGCTGGCGGATATAACTGTCTGCACCAGGATTTATACGGTGACGTATTTTTCCCGTTCCAGGTCGTATTCGTCTTAAATCAAAAGGAAAAGGATTATACAGGAGGAGAGTTCCTGCTCGTCGAACAGCGACCACGTGCACAGAGCAGAGGTCATGTCCTGTCGCTAGAGCAGGGAGCGGGCCTCATCTTTCCTACCCAACACAGACCGGTGGCAGGTGCGCGCGGTTATTACAAGACCACTCTTCGCCATGGCGTGAGCACGATCACATCTGGGACAAGGTATAGTCTCGGGATCATTTTTCATGATGCGAAATAA
- a CDS encoding SPL family radical SAM protein, which yields MNMEIREKYPKTLLNKGTGFLTDYSHSLNPYTGCSFGCSYCYVRQMPVSLFRQDEWGTWVDIKKEAASLLRKELSRAKAKGKVTIFMSSSTDPYQPIEYKEQVTRSLLEVMVQEPPDFLFVQTRSPLVTRDSDLLLRLRERVRVSMTVETDREDIRKAYSPQAPPIQARLKALAQLKEAGVPTQATIAPLLPSSEAFPELLAPLVNRVCVDDYFMGDGSGGKRTRSLGIYKLYKELGLEEWYHPAAYKIVYERLRRVFADDQLYLSQKGFAP from the coding sequence ATGAACATGGAGATTCGTGAAAAGTATCCGAAGACCTTGCTGAATAAAGGAACAGGATTTCTGACGGATTATAGTCATTCTTTGAATCCTTATACGGGCTGTTCCTTTGGCTGCTCGTACTGCTATGTCCGGCAGATGCCCGTTTCGCTTTTCCGACAGGACGAGTGGGGAACCTGGGTGGACATCAAGAAAGAAGCGGCTAGTCTCTTGCGAAAAGAGCTATCGCGAGCCAAAGCAAAGGGGAAAGTCACCATCTTCATGTCCTCTAGCACAGACCCGTACCAGCCTATTGAATACAAGGAACAAGTGACGAGATCGCTGCTTGAAGTCATGGTCCAAGAGCCTCCTGATTTTTTGTTCGTGCAGACCCGTAGCCCACTCGTTACCCGCGATAGTGATTTACTGCTGCGACTGCGAGAGCGCGTCCGGGTCAGCATGACGGTAGAGACGGACCGCGAAGACATACGCAAAGCCTATTCCCCACAGGCACCTCCTATTCAGGCGAGGCTCAAGGCGCTTGCTCAGCTAAAAGAGGCAGGAGTGCCGACACAAGCGACGATTGCTCCATTACTGCCGAGCAGTGAAGCCTTTCCGGAATTGCTAGCTCCGCTCGTCAATCGCGTCTGTGTGGACGATTATTTTATGGGGGATGGCAGTGGGGGCAAACGTACGCGCAGCCTCGGTATCTACAAGCTGTACAAGGAGTTGGGGCTGGAAGAATGGTATCATCCTGCGGCGTACAAAATCGTCTATGAGAGATTGAGACGTGTGTTTGCAGACGATCAGCTCTATTTGAGCCAAAAAGGGTTCGCGCCATAA
- a CDS encoding phosphotransferase family protein, with protein sequence MMELLPGNTLITFIKTKYPELSKELIRINDSGWSNLVLMVGGRLIFRFPRTENAKKVLQMEQRLLPGLSHYLPLFVPNFVYSSGPSDEIIHVGYPIIKGIPLQKEVLNSFTEKRREQLAQELGAFLTALHTYPIENAFSYAFDASGTRSTWQGIYERIKKNAFPYMDPTLKAWTDRVFTDFLSDSDSFKFSPCLLHNDFKPEHILYDPEQKKLSGVIDFGSMWVGDPAYDFVGLHKAYGEEFAKKVIRSYGATVDHAFFKRINDFYLKVTSFWKLFHGIETRSQEMIQVALKKLQMIAQEDIR encoded by the coding sequence ATGATGGAGTTGTTGCCTGGAAATACATTGATCACATTTATAAAAACCAAGTATCCTGAATTATCAAAAGAGTTGATTCGAATAAATGATTCCGGATGGTCAAATCTTGTTTTAATGGTAGGAGGACGATTAATTTTCCGCTTTCCAAGAACGGAAAACGCAAAAAAAGTATTACAAATGGAGCAGCGTCTCTTGCCGGGGTTGAGTCATTATCTTCCTCTATTTGTCCCTAACTTTGTTTATTCATCTGGACCGTCGGATGAAATCATTCATGTCGGTTATCCCATCATTAAGGGGATTCCTCTACAAAAAGAAGTGCTTAATTCTTTTACGGAAAAACGAAGGGAGCAGTTGGCCCAAGAACTGGGGGCATTTTTGACGGCTCTTCATACCTATCCAATAGAAAATGCTTTTTCGTACGCTTTTGATGCCTCAGGAACAAGAAGTACGTGGCAGGGAATCTACGAAAGAATTAAAAAAAATGCTTTTCCTTATATGGATCCAACTCTTAAAGCGTGGACTGATCGTGTATTTACCGACTTCTTATCCGACTCAGATTCCTTCAAATTTTCCCCTTGTCTACTGCACAATGATTTTAAACCCGAACACATTCTTTATGACCCTGAACAGAAAAAACTCTCAGGCGTAATCGATTTTGGGTCCATGTGGGTAGGAGACCCGGCATATGACTTTGTAGGCTTGCACAAAGCATATGGTGAGGAATTCGCAAAAAAGGTCATACGTTCCTACGGCGCAACGGTTGATCATGCATTTTTTAAGCGAATCAATGATTTTTACTTAAAAGTGACTAGTTTTTGGAAGTTATTTCATGGAATAGAAACGAGGAGTCAAGAAATGATTCAGGTTGCTTTGAAAAAGTTACAAATGATCGCGCAGGAGGATATAAGGTAA
- a CDS encoding CotS family spore coat protein gives MQANQSIVEVAQKFNLDVTTVDMVKPDVYRLVTRTGEQHCLKRMGYPLDYLSWMDSALHDLRRQGFKSFAWRDPQAPQGKILFEMANPSDSPYILTPWLQGRHPDPTSSEDMIEVAKALSYFHLAGRAVRVSKKGEQNLLGKWPSMLKARFEVLQREVDKAKYWKGESELDLILRAHGDQLVERANKALEILKKSDYQATCKKAEREGTLCHGDSGPKNFVITAEGPSLIDFETLRIDLRVYDLFRLIRLASKKNGWDFSIAQTIVDSYCTVSELTSDEYGLLSVWLQFPGKACRILTRYERATGSKEKSEIIRKLKKAMSVEEKISPFLQKLTKYAKERCN, from the coding sequence ATGCAGGCGAACCAATCAATTGTTGAGGTTGCACAAAAGTTTAACTTAGATGTAACTACCGTAGATATGGTTAAACCCGATGTTTATCGTCTCGTTACCAGAACAGGTGAGCAGCACTGTTTAAAACGCATGGGTTATCCGCTGGATTATCTAAGCTGGATGGATTCTGCCTTGCACGATTTAAGACGTCAGGGCTTTAAATCCTTTGCTTGGCGTGATCCGCAGGCACCCCAAGGAAAAATTCTTTTTGAAATGGCGAACCCAAGTGATTCGCCCTATATCTTAACACCATGGTTACAAGGTCGTCACCCGGACCCAACATCTTCGGAAGATATGATCGAAGTGGCAAAAGCCTTATCCTATTTTCATTTAGCGGGTCGAGCTGTTAGGGTTTCGAAAAAAGGGGAACAAAACCTGCTTGGAAAGTGGCCGAGCATGTTAAAGGCTCGTTTTGAGGTACTACAACGTGAAGTAGATAAAGCAAAATATTGGAAAGGCGAATCTGAACTGGATCTCATACTTAGAGCGCATGGGGATCAGTTAGTAGAGCGAGCGAATAAAGCACTTGAGATATTAAAAAAAAGCGATTATCAAGCGACTTGCAAAAAGGCAGAAAGGGAAGGTACTTTATGTCATGGTGATAGCGGACCTAAGAACTTTGTGATTACCGCTGAAGGCCCATCCCTTATCGATTTCGAGACATTGCGAATCGATTTACGTGTATACGACCTTTTCCGTCTAATTCGTTTAGCTAGCAAGAAAAACGGTTGGGACTTTTCGATTGCCCAAACGATAGTAGACAGCTATTGTACTGTATCTGAGCTTACGAGCGACGAGTATGGATTATTAAGCGTCTGGCTCCAATTTCCCGGCAAGGCTTGCAGAATTCTCACTCGATATGAGAGAGCGACAGGATCAAAAGAAAAAAGTGAGATCATTCGTAAATTGAAAAAAGCAATGAGCGTCGAAGAGAAAATTTCACCTTTCTTGCAAAAATTAACTAAATATGCAAAGGAGAGGTGTAACTAG
- a CDS encoding BMQ_0737 family morphogenetic spore coat protein, with translation MPTQNFTFTGGIQSFIVPPTVTSLTIRAVGARGGDGLSTGGRGAYIQGDFPVTPGDVLSILVGGAGGGDDLTAGGGGGGSFVWRTTSPVDAANILIAAGGGGGGAQGSQGGNANEESTSGQAGAETLGGAGGMNGLGGNGGAGFVGGGGAGGAGIIGNGVNGSTGAIGGKAISTGGAGGGVTGGFGGGGEGSSGGGGGGGYSGGGGGGGTNLLEAVGGGGGGGSFNSGTNQKNVSGVGTGNGAVVITFAAVTLNFTGGLQTFVVPPCVTSLTIQAVGARGGFTGGFLDVGRGAFIQGDFPVTPGEELTVLVGGKGVNHSGGGGTFVWRTTNLVTAANLLVAAGGGGGEGTSLLPGKDAVLTTGGTAGSPGGTGGINGLGGIAGAPDDGGGGGGGIVGNGFSSPGGGGGGFAINAGGAGGAPDGSGGTGGFGGGGGGGASGGGGGGGFSGGGGGNGLDPAFPIIAGSGGGGGSFNGGTNQLNLTRIGLDNGVVIFSFPFVEPPIITCPPNMFTGTDPGEDFATVTYTVTAASPGCGIVSISCSPSGVVHNFPSVPIAEADETMMFPRGTTEVTCTATDAAGNTSSCTFTVTVFEVFPTETPPAPINLEASCIRVQKVYDWIVSSNRERSKVPVPEECLPMVDAAIQSGMDIAVRCIEPAVPPVFPLSKSPRLESVPDFSCGIVSVRRAQMTINQTSFLVGIVRFVSRATVLVSIFADGDLLCEFPVTVQFYDEVLLCLPQPLDENNIFCRITGIECSVNTHFLFGGMVELDIVVCKEIQVEAEIKMEVLGEFCSPRPNNIPLPSPTPAFRCPPSVFPPQCPFFPLDE, from the coding sequence ATGCCAACACAGAACTTTACTTTTACAGGCGGAATTCAAAGCTTTATCGTTCCTCCAACCGTTACTTCGTTGACGATCCGGGCGGTAGGCGCGAGAGGAGGCGACGGACTCTCAACCGGGGGGAGGGGGGCATATATCCAGGGCGACTTTCCCGTTACACCCGGTGACGTATTGTCTATTCTCGTAGGAGGAGCAGGCGGCGGAGATGACCTTACTGCAGGGGGAGGTGGCGGCGGATCATTCGTTTGGCGCACCACGAGTCCCGTTGATGCTGCCAACATTTTGATTGCAGCAGGCGGTGGAGGGGGCGGTGCCCAAGGCTCCCAAGGCGGCAATGCGAATGAGGAGAGTACATCGGGTCAAGCAGGAGCAGAGACATTAGGAGGCGCAGGGGGAATGAATGGCCTCGGAGGAAACGGGGGCGCCGGGTTCGTAGGAGGTGGAGGCGCTGGTGGAGCAGGCATCATTGGAAACGGTGTCAACGGCTCCACGGGTGCCATAGGAGGAAAAGCGATTAGTACTGGGGGAGCCGGGGGAGGAGTTACTGGAGGTTTTGGCGGCGGCGGGGAAGGGAGCTCCGGTGGCGGCGGAGGTGGAGGATATAGCGGCGGCGGAGGTGGAGGCGGCACAAACCTTTTGGAAGCGGTTGGAGGTGGTGGAGGCGGAGGTTCCTTTAATTCTGGCACCAATCAGAAAAACGTTTCCGGGGTGGGAACAGGCAATGGTGCCGTCGTCATCACGTTTGCGGCTGTCACACTGAATTTTACGGGCGGGCTTCAGACCTTCGTCGTCCCTCCTTGCGTTACTTCGCTGACGATTCAGGCAGTAGGGGCGAGAGGCGGCTTTACCGGCGGTTTTCTTGACGTCGGCAGAGGAGCGTTCATCCAGGGGGATTTTCCCGTCACGCCCGGTGAGGAATTGACCGTTCTGGTTGGTGGAAAGGGGGTAAATCATAGCGGCGGTGGCGGTACATTTGTATGGCGGACTACAAACCTGGTGACAGCTGCCAATCTGCTCGTAGCAGCGGGTGGAGGCGGTGGGGAAGGCACCAGTTTATTGCCTGGAAAGGATGCAGTGCTAACCACAGGCGGAACGGCCGGATCGCCTGGCGGTACAGGAGGGATCAATGGGTTAGGTGGCATTGCGGGAGCGCCAGACGATGGAGGGGGAGGGGGGGGAGGCATAGTCGGAAATGGCTTCTCCTCCCCAGGGGGTGGAGGCGGCGGATTCGCGATCAATGCCGGTGGCGCGGGTGGAGCACCTGACGGAAGCGGGGGAACTGGCGGTTTTGGAGGCGGAGGCGGAGGCGGAGCTAGTGGTGGAGGAGGTGGCGGAGGCTTTAGTGGAGGAGGCGGCGGAAACGGCTTAGATCCCGCGTTTCCCATAATCGCCGGGAGCGGCGGCGGAGGCGGCTCATTCAACGGGGGCACCAATCAGCTTAACTTGACGAGGATTGGGCTTGACAATGGCGTGGTCATCTTCAGTTTTCCTTTCGTCGAGCCCCCGATCATCACATGCCCCCCCAATATGTTCACCGGTACGGATCCAGGTGAGGATTTCGCCACCGTAACGTACACGGTAACAGCGGCAAGTCCTGGCTGCGGCATCGTTTCGATTTCCTGCAGCCCGTCCGGTGTCGTTCACAATTTCCCGTCCGTCCCCATAGCTGAAGCGGATGAGACCATGATGTTTCCGCGTGGAACGACGGAGGTGACGTGCACGGCGACTGATGCGGCTGGAAATACGAGTTCCTGTACGTTTACCGTGACCGTATTCGAAGTTTTTCCCACTGAGACACCTCCGGCACCCATCAATCTGGAGGCAAGTTGCATCAGAGTGCAGAAGGTGTACGACTGGATCGTTTCCTCCAATCGGGAACGAAGCAAAGTTCCTGTCCCAGAGGAATGCCTGCCGATGGTCGATGCTGCCATCCAGTCAGGCATGGACATTGCTGTGCGGTGTATCGAACCTGCCGTTCCCCCAGTATTTCCACTCAGCAAGAGCCCGAGGCTCGAATCTGTACCCGATTTTTCCTGCGGGATCGTGAGCGTTCGCAGAGCTCAGATGACCATCAATCAAACGAGTTTTCTCGTAGGAATTGTACGCTTTGTATCCCGGGCAACCGTATTGGTCAGCATTTTTGCGGATGGAGACTTACTTTGCGAGTTCCCGGTTACTGTTCAGTTCTACGATGAGGTGCTTCTGTGCCTGCCACAGCCGCTGGACGAAAACAACATCTTCTGCCGGATCACCGGTATCGAGTGTAGCGTGAATACGCACTTTCTCTTTGGCGGGATGGTAGAGCTGGATATCGTGGTATGCAAGGAGATTCAGGTAGAGGCAGAGATCAAGATGGAAGTGCTTGGGGAATTTTGTTCTCCGCGTCCTAACAATATCCCCCTTCCTTCACCGACTCCCGCATTCCGTTGTCCGCCATCTGTTTTTCCTCCGCAATGTCCGTTTTTCCCCTTAGACGAATAA
- a CDS encoding asparaginase encodes MNVVANVYRGEMVESSHLGHIAVVHPDGTLLYSFGDPHRLTYARSSMKPLQAIPIVETGTADRFQLEPADLSLCCASHSGEQRHRSRAMGILDRAGQPEAVLQCGTHVPRDEESYKQLIREGKTLTPVFSNCSGKHSGMIATATHMGEDVTTYHLPDHPVQQRILDVVEDIAGYPKEKIYMGTDGCGVPVHQLPLAHYAWAFAKLAKPEVVENPVRQKAIQRITDAMTAHPEMVGGNNRYCTDLMTAFRGRIVGKAGAESVYCLGDRKTGLGIAVKIEDGGARAINPVVNEVLRQLGIGTDGPLEELVAYTNPTITNMSGETVGRIETVFTLEPVNHSLRA; translated from the coding sequence ATGAACGTGGTAGCCAACGTATACCGGGGCGAGATGGTGGAAAGCTCCCATCTCGGCCATATTGCTGTCGTCCATCCTGATGGTACTTTACTTTATTCATTTGGCGATCCGCATCGACTCACGTACGCCCGATCCAGTATGAAACCGTTGCAGGCGATCCCGATCGTGGAGACAGGGACAGCGGATCGATTTCAGCTCGAGCCTGCTGATTTATCCCTATGCTGCGCCTCGCACAGTGGCGAGCAGCGCCATCGATCAAGGGCAATGGGAATACTCGATCGCGCCGGACAACCGGAAGCCGTGCTGCAATGTGGGACGCACGTGCCGCGTGACGAGGAGAGTTACAAACAGCTGATCCGCGAAGGAAAGACACTCACGCCCGTTTTTAGCAACTGCTCTGGCAAGCATTCCGGCATGATCGCTACAGCGACTCACATGGGAGAGGACGTCACGACCTATCACTTGCCCGACCACCCAGTACAGCAGCGAATTCTAGATGTTGTGGAAGACATCGCGGGGTACCCGAAAGAGAAGATCTACATGGGAACAGACGGCTGTGGAGTCCCCGTTCATCAATTGCCGCTCGCCCATTACGCCTGGGCTTTTGCCAAGCTGGCCAAGCCTGAAGTCGTCGAAAACCCTGTCCGTCAAAAAGCGATTCAGCGGATTACCGACGCCATGACAGCACATCCCGAAATGGTAGGCGGCAACAACCGGTACTGTACAGATCTGATGACCGCCTTCCGCGGAAGAATCGTCGGGAAAGCGGGAGCAGAGTCGGTCTACTGCCTGGGAGATCGAAAAACGGGTCTGGGCATTGCAGTGAAAATCGAGGATGGGGGCGCCCGTGCGATCAATCCTGTCGTAAACGAAGTGCTCCGTCAGCTGGGCATTGGAACAGATGGGCCGCTCGAAGAACTTGTTGCTTACACAAACCCGACGATTACGAACATGAGTGGGGAGACGGTCGGCCGCATCGAGACCGTGTTTACTCTCGAACCTGTCAATCATTCTCTCCGTGCATAA
- a CDS encoding peptide ABC transporter substrate-binding protein, producing MKLQKGWKVLSTAALLAVLAITGCSQSAAPSQQGTGSGSTAGQPAQDAGGQADMTAKLRLNLKTEPPSLDPPKGFDSTSNEVLNATMEGLVRLDKDHKPQPAMAEKWTVSEDGKTYTFTLRDSKWSNGDPVTAQDFEFAFKRILDPNNAFPSAFLAYYIDGGEAFNKGEGNADSVKVKAVDDKTFEVHLKAPAAYFLHIITQPTFFPVNKKVVEDNPKWAENASSLVTNGPFKMEDWVHDQSVKVVKNDGYWDKDSVKFAGIDWVMVNDENTQYQMYKTGQLDMVQTVPIDMKKQLIDSGEAKVEPEASIYYYRMNTTMPPFTNANVRKAFALAIDRKTLIDNVVQGKQPAALAHVPLGFPEPEGGDFREKGGDFFKDNDVEQAKALLKKGMEEEGWTTLPPVTMTFNTSDTHKAIAQVLQEMYKKNLGVDVKLENKEWNVFLADQRARKLQFSRSTIPADYGDPVNYLELFVTDHPGNRINYSNKDYDAIVEKIRNTANETERFKLMHDAEKIFMDDMPLVPIYFGTKVYMDQSTIKGIIRHPVGTLDYKWVEIGKK from the coding sequence ATGAAGCTTCAAAAAGGATGGAAGGTTCTGAGCACCGCCGCTCTTCTGGCAGTACTTGCTATTACGGGTTGTAGCCAATCAGCTGCACCGTCCCAGCAAGGAACGGGTTCTGGCTCTACAGCTGGACAACCGGCACAAGATGCGGGCGGACAAGCTGACATGACAGCCAAGCTGCGACTCAATCTGAAAACAGAGCCGCCTTCCCTCGATCCGCCGAAAGGATTTGATAGTACTTCCAATGAGGTACTGAATGCAACGATGGAGGGTTTGGTCCGACTGGATAAGGATCACAAGCCACAACCAGCGATGGCGGAAAAATGGACGGTGAGCGAAGACGGAAAGACTTACACGTTCACGCTTCGTGATAGCAAATGGTCCAATGGCGACCCGGTGACCGCTCAAGATTTCGAGTTTGCCTTTAAGCGAATTCTCGATCCTAATAATGCCTTCCCGTCTGCATTCCTCGCGTACTACATTGATGGCGGCGAAGCGTTCAATAAAGGGGAAGGGAATGCGGACAGCGTAAAGGTGAAAGCGGTAGACGACAAGACGTTTGAGGTGCATCTCAAAGCACCGGCCGCCTACTTCCTGCACATCATTACCCAGCCGACCTTCTTCCCTGTAAACAAAAAAGTAGTGGAGGACAACCCGAAGTGGGCAGAAAACGCCTCCAGTCTCGTGACGAATGGACCATTCAAAATGGAGGATTGGGTGCATGACCAATCCGTGAAAGTAGTGAAAAACGACGGGTACTGGGACAAGGATTCCGTCAAGTTCGCGGGGATCGACTGGGTCATGGTCAACGACGAAAATACTCAATATCAAATGTACAAGACTGGTCAGCTAGACATGGTGCAGACCGTTCCGATCGATATGAAAAAGCAATTGATTGATTCCGGGGAAGCTAAGGTAGAGCCGGAAGCTTCGATCTACTACTATCGCATGAATACTACAATGCCACCGTTTACGAATGCGAATGTGCGCAAAGCTTTTGCACTTGCCATCGACCGCAAAACGTTAATTGACAACGTCGTGCAAGGGAAACAACCTGCTGCGCTCGCGCATGTGCCACTGGGCTTCCCAGAGCCTGAAGGAGGAGACTTCCGCGAAAAAGGGGGAGACTTCTTCAAGGATAATGATGTCGAACAGGCGAAAGCTCTGTTGAAGAAGGGAATGGAAGAAGAGGGCTGGACCACGCTGCCTCCAGTCACCATGACCTTCAATACGAGCGATACACATAAAGCCATTGCACAAGTTCTGCAAGAAATGTACAAGAAAAATCTCGGTGTCGACGTGAAGCTGGAGAACAAAGAATGGAACGTGTTCCTGGCTGATCAGCGTGCACGCAAGCTGCAATTCTCGCGTTCCACGATCCCAGCCGACTACGGCGATCCAGTCAACTACCTGGAGCTGTTCGTGACCGATCACCCAGGCAACCGCATCAACTACAGCAACAAAGACTACGATGCGATCGTGGAAAAAATTCGCAATACGGCAAATGAGACCGAGCGCTTCAAGCTAATGCATGACGCTGAGAAAATCTTTATGGATGACATGCCGCTCGTACCGATCTATTTTGGAACTAAAGTGTACATGGATCAGTCTACTATTAAAGGAATCATCCGCCATCCAGTAGGAACCCTTGATTACAAATGGGTGGAAATCGGGAAAAAGTAG